Genomic window (Methanoculleus thermophilus):
TAGCCATTCGTCGACACTAACTCTGCTCCTTGTTGTTGGTTTCGTCATTAACACAAGGAGCAACGGTTTTATAGATCTTTCCCCTCAGATGGAGCCGACCCTCGACTAGAGGGTTTCAACAGAGCCATGTTAGCCTAAAATCTCGATTGCTTCTCTTAAATACTGAACAAAACATCTCTAATTAACTATTCAGCAATGTTAGCACGTTTGAAAAAGTATTTAATATCTGAGTGGGAATAAGGCCATTATCTAAAAGGTGAGGAATAATGGCTAATGAGAGAATTAATAACCCCAAGACTCATGCGGACTACCGTATCCGCCAAAGAACGACAAAGAATGGCACAAAAGGTCAGATAATGGGTCGGTACAGGATGCGCAAGTAGTTTGGATCAGCTGCAACGATTTCTTTCACATGACAACTATGTGAGCAGGTGTTTGCAGGATAGAGGAGCTTAAGTTAGTGATCAAGATATCTTTGCCGGAAGGGGACTCTCTTTCCATCCTTCCACAGGGGGATTTTAATATAGAAACAACTTTCCTCCACATTTCTGCCTACAATTTGCTCAAGTAATTGAAATTGCAGTTTACAATTTGAAAATATAAATTCGAAACGCATATACGAACTATCTCCCTTATTGGCAATAGTTGAGAGACTGAACGCCGGGTGTGTCAATGCTAGGTAAACATCATATCTCTATCAGTATTGGAAGTGGACTTCTACTCACAGCACCTTGGTTTTTATCCGCGCCTGTGTCGGTTACGATTTTCATCGCAGGAACGATAATTGGATCACTGTTACCAGATACTGACGCTGCAGATTCAAAATTACACTATATGGATGGAATTGCGAAATTTTTCAGTCTAATAATGAGGCCAGTTGTTTTCCCGCTTACGGGATATGTGTTCTATCTTCTCCGTCAGCCATTCAATCCATCACACAGAGGGTCTATGCATACATTCCTAGGTTTGGCCGTTTACACATCCATACTTGCAGTAATTATTAACCTTGGCCTTGCCGTCCTTGGATTCTGGAACGTCCTTCTGCTATTTTTCACAATTGGGTTGTCTTTTGGGGGGCTTTTCCACATATTTGAGGATTGCTGCACGAAAAGTGGAATTTGTCCGTTAATGCCGTATAGTAAACATTGGTTTGGAGGTGGAATCAGTACCAGAGATCACCAAGATAAACGCCCAGAACAGTATTCCACAGGCTTGATCGTATTGGCTGTTGGCATAATGATAGCCGAACAGCATTTCAGGTTTGAACCACTTCAGGTTGCACCTTTCTCTATCCTGATATTCACTATTGCATGGGTTACTATCTACATAATGTCCAAATCATCTGCGAAACGGCAATATAGGCGTTGATTTGAGGGGACAGAATGGAAAAACCTAGTTTAGCCAAACATTTGCTGAGGCAAGATGGTATCGTTATCCCAGAGAAAATATTTAAGCAAAA
Coding sequences:
- a CDS encoding metal-dependent hydrolase, producing the protein MLGKHHISISIGSGLLLTAPWFLSAPVSVTIFIAGTIIGSLLPDTDAADSKLHYMDGIAKFFSLIMRPVVFPLTGYVFYLLRQPFNPSHRGSMHTFLGLAVYTSILAVIINLGLAVLGFWNVLLLFFTIGLSFGGLFHIFEDCCTKSGICPLMPYSKHWFGGGISTRDHQDKRPEQYSTGLIVLAVGIMIAEQHFRFEPLQVAPFSILIFTIAWVTIYIMSKSSAKRQYRR